The following coding sequences lie in one Microbacterium sp. XT11 genomic window:
- a CDS encoding carbohydrate ABC transporter permease, whose translation MSVRTPLDTEIIVTGVAPARRRRQLRRTAESYAFLSPTVLLLLVLMIVPIVMVIGYSFQDNVILKKNSQFVGLSNFIEILSDGGFWKATGNTLVFTLVSVLAHLVLGLAFAMLLNSPLLSRVSRSVFRAIYVLPWLFTVAVIAVLWRMLLAPNGVINFLLNTDIEWLASPQLALGTVTFINIWAGYPFFMVSLLAGLQGIPSDLYEAATVDGANARQRFWNVTIPQLRPIIVSLVLLDLIWTSQQFALIWMTTGGGPIDVTEVLSTFTYKLAFAKYDFSLAATSAVLVLLMSMILAVFYVRHQKARD comes from the coding sequence ATGAGCGTGCGAACACCCCTCGACACCGAGATCATCGTCACCGGTGTCGCTCCGGCCCGCCGGCGCCGCCAGCTGCGCCGCACGGCCGAGTCCTATGCGTTCCTCTCGCCGACCGTCCTCCTGCTGCTCGTCCTGATGATCGTCCCGATCGTCATGGTCATCGGGTACTCGTTCCAGGACAATGTCATCCTCAAGAAGAACTCGCAGTTCGTCGGCCTCTCGAACTTCATCGAGATCCTGTCCGACGGCGGCTTCTGGAAGGCCACGGGCAACACGCTCGTCTTCACCCTGGTGAGCGTGCTCGCCCACCTCGTGCTCGGCCTGGCTTTCGCGATGCTGCTGAACAGCCCGCTTCTCAGCCGGGTGTCGCGGAGCGTCTTCCGGGCGATCTACGTGCTGCCCTGGTTGTTCACGGTGGCGGTCATCGCGGTGCTGTGGCGCATGCTCCTCGCCCCGAACGGCGTCATCAACTTCCTGCTCAACACCGACATCGAGTGGCTCGCATCCCCGCAGCTGGCCCTGGGGACCGTGACGTTCATCAACATCTGGGCCGGATACCCGTTCTTCATGGTGAGTCTGCTGGCGGGCCTCCAGGGCATCCCGTCCGACCTGTACGAGGCGGCGACCGTCGACGGCGCCAACGCCCGGCAGCGGTTCTGGAACGTCACCATCCCGCAGCTGCGGCCCATCATCGTCAGCCTCGTGCTGCTCGACCTCATCTGGACATCGCAGCAGTTCGCGCTGATCTGGATGACCACGGGCGGAGGGCCCATCGATGTGACCGAGGTGCTCAGCACCTTCACGTACAAGCTCGCGTTCGCGAAGTACGACTTCTCGCTCGCGGCGACCTCGGCGGTACTCGTGCTGCTGATGTCGATGATCCTGGCGGTCTTCTACGTCCGTCATCAGAAGGCGAGGGACTGA
- a CDS encoding GuaB3 family IMP dehydrogenase-related protein, protein MTTEIELGRGKRARRAYTFDDIAVVPSRRTRNPEDVSTAWTIDAFGFEIPVIGAPMDSVVSPQTAIMLGQLGGLGVLDLEGLWTRYDDPEPLLAEIAGLEAASATVRMQEIYSEPIKPELITRRLAEIREAGVTVAGSLTPQRTQEFYDTVAAAGVDLFVIRGTTVSAEHVSSVDQPLNLKKFIYDLDVPVIVGGAATYTAALHLMRTGAAGVLVGFGGGAASTTRATLGIHAPMATAVSDVAAARRDYLDESGGRYVHVIADGGVGTSGDIVKALAMGADAVMLGVALARATDAPGRGFHWGPEAHHPKLPRGRRVEVGGIGTLEEILYGPAPVADGTANLIGALRKSMATTGYSDLKEFQRVEVVLAPYEA, encoded by the coding sequence GTGACCACTGAGATCGAGCTGGGCCGAGGAAAGCGCGCGCGCCGCGCATATACGTTCGACGACATCGCGGTCGTGCCGTCGCGCCGAACCCGCAACCCGGAGGACGTGTCGACCGCGTGGACGATCGATGCCTTCGGCTTCGAGATCCCCGTGATCGGCGCGCCCATGGACTCGGTCGTGAGCCCGCAGACGGCCATCATGCTCGGTCAGCTCGGCGGCCTGGGCGTCCTCGATCTCGAAGGACTGTGGACGCGCTACGACGACCCGGAGCCGCTGCTGGCCGAGATCGCCGGTCTCGAGGCCGCGTCGGCGACCGTGCGCATGCAGGAGATCTACTCCGAGCCCATCAAGCCGGAGCTCATCACGCGTCGGCTGGCCGAGATCCGCGAGGCCGGTGTCACCGTCGCCGGTTCGCTCACGCCGCAGCGGACCCAGGAGTTCTACGACACGGTGGCGGCTGCGGGCGTCGACCTCTTCGTGATCCGCGGCACGACGGTGTCGGCCGAGCACGTGTCGAGCGTCGACCAGCCACTGAACCTGAAGAAGTTCATCTACGACCTCGACGTGCCCGTGATCGTCGGCGGTGCCGCCACGTACACCGCCGCGCTGCACCTCATGCGCACGGGGGCGGCCGGCGTGCTCGTCGGCTTCGGCGGGGGAGCGGCCTCCACGACGCGGGCGACGCTCGGCATCCACGCGCCGATGGCCACCGCCGTCTCGGATGTGGCGGCCGCCCGTCGCGACTACCTCGACGAGTCGGGCGGCCGGTACGTGCACGTGATCGCGGACGGCGGCGTCGGCACGTCGGGCGACATCGTCAAGGCGCTCGCCATGGGTGCGGATGCCGTCATGCTTGGCGTCGCGTTGGCCAGAGCCACCGACGCTCCCGGTCGCGGGTTCCACTGGGGACCTGAGGCTCACCACCCGAAGCTGCCCCGCGGCCGTCGCGTCGAGGTGGGCGGGATCGGCACGCTCGAGGAGATCCTGTACGGGCCGGCCCCGGTGGCCGACGGCACGGCCAACCTCATCGGCGCGCTGCGCAAGTCCATGGCGACCACCGGGTACTCCGACCTCAAGGAGTTCCAGCGGGTCGAGGTCGTCCTGGCGCCGTACGAGGCCTGA
- a CDS encoding ABC transporter substrate-binding protein gives MITVGRGRRRTLKLAGAATAAVTVLAVAGCAAGDSGSDEDGDVTIEFAQWWEPELPDGEFRALIDTFEEQNPGIKVDLVSGPYASTKEQLFAGAASGTMPDVVGLDGAWVNDFASQGVIADLTALMKENDYDDSELASQIKVDGSTYMIPVVNFVYPMFTNDALLQQAGVSAPPATRSEFADAAAKVSALGGDVSGWVLPLSLEAPNGIQNDVMSWVWASGGSMLDDGKPDLTNDDVTSAVEYIGDLWDSGVIASGSFTMKEQDKVEEFTNGRVGMMIDSLAHINLIRETNPDLAFSISAIPAEDGYDGERGIPYASWGIGVAENSEHKDAAFKLVSFLMSQDVNSQLSTMAKAFPGNTESVPDFVNDDELFKTAFDIYKAGYPANEFTGLPVAEELMRQFGEQLQSALDGQQSIPDALKKAQEEWEGEF, from the coding sequence ATGATCACAGTGGGACGAGGGCGGCGGCGCACCCTGAAGCTCGCCGGCGCGGCGACTGCGGCCGTGACCGTTCTGGCAGTGGCGGGCTGCGCGGCCGGTGACTCCGGCTCGGACGAGGATGGCGACGTCACGATCGAGTTCGCGCAGTGGTGGGAGCCCGAGCTCCCCGACGGTGAGTTCCGGGCGCTCATCGACACGTTCGAAGAGCAGAACCCCGGCATCAAGGTCGACCTGGTGAGCGGTCCGTACGCGTCGACCAAGGAGCAGCTCTTCGCCGGAGCGGCATCCGGAACCATGCCCGACGTCGTCGGACTCGACGGCGCCTGGGTCAACGACTTCGCCTCGCAGGGCGTGATCGCCGACCTGACCGCGCTGATGAAGGAGAACGACTACGACGACAGCGAGCTGGCCAGCCAGATCAAGGTCGACGGCAGCACGTACATGATCCCCGTCGTCAACTTCGTCTACCCGATGTTCACCAACGACGCCCTGCTGCAGCAGGCGGGCGTGTCCGCCCCGCCGGCCACGCGCAGCGAGTTCGCGGACGCCGCGGCCAAGGTGTCCGCGCTCGGCGGCGACGTGTCGGGGTGGGTGCTTCCGCTCTCGCTCGAGGCGCCGAACGGCATCCAGAACGACGTGATGTCGTGGGTCTGGGCGTCGGGCGGCTCCATGCTCGACGACGGCAAGCCCGACCTCACGAACGACGACGTGACCTCGGCGGTCGAGTACATCGGCGACCTCTGGGACTCCGGCGTCATCGCTTCGGGCTCGTTCACCATGAAGGAGCAGGACAAGGTCGAGGAGTTCACGAACGGTCGCGTCGGAATGATGATCGACTCCCTCGCGCACATCAACCTCATCCGCGAGACGAACCCCGACCTGGCGTTCTCGATCTCCGCCATCCCCGCGGAGGACGGCTACGACGGTGAGCGCGGCATCCCGTACGCGTCGTGGGGGATCGGCGTGGCCGAGAACTCCGAGCACAAGGACGCGGCGTTCAAGCTCGTCTCCTTCCTGATGAGCCAGGACGTGAACTCCCAGCTGTCGACCATGGCGAAGGCGTTCCCCGGCAACACGGAATCCGTGCCGGACTTCGTGAACGACGACGAGCTCTTCAAGACCGCGTTCGACATCTACAAGGCCGGATACCCCGCGAACGAGTTCACCGGACTGCCGGTGGCCGAGGAGCTCATGCGCCAGTTCGGCGAGCAGCTCCAGTCGGCGCTCGACGGGCAGCAGTCGATCCCCGACGCGCTCAAGAAGGCGCAGGAGGAGTGGGAAGGGGAGTTCTGA
- a CDS encoding SURF1 family protein, whose protein sequence is MLRGRWIAMLLLCLVVAGVFAWLGQWQLGRAIDTAPPPPGATEQVRPLADVVEPGEYLPEPLVGQRVETTGVWVPGDFLVVSGRFNEGAAGYWVTGQLRVGERTSIAVAIGWTADLDEARRAIEALDADADGSEVTITGRVISDEGPVPPPHDDPERMDRMSPAMLLSRWHDTADLDVYRPYLASASALAGLTDIASPAPEEQSPINWLNVFYAAEWAIFAGFAFYLWYRLAKDAWEREVEEFDDAAGAPTD, encoded by the coding sequence ATGCTGCGGGGCCGCTGGATCGCCATGCTTCTGCTGTGCCTCGTCGTCGCCGGCGTGTTCGCGTGGCTGGGGCAATGGCAGCTGGGCCGCGCGATCGATACGGCACCGCCGCCCCCCGGTGCCACCGAGCAGGTGCGCCCCTTGGCCGACGTCGTCGAGCCGGGTGAGTACCTGCCGGAGCCCCTGGTCGGCCAGCGCGTCGAGACCACGGGTGTGTGGGTGCCAGGCGATTTCCTCGTCGTGTCGGGGAGGTTCAACGAGGGGGCCGCCGGCTACTGGGTCACCGGACAGCTGCGGGTCGGCGAGCGCACCTCCATCGCCGTCGCGATCGGCTGGACGGCGGATCTCGACGAGGCGCGGCGTGCGATCGAGGCGCTGGACGCGGATGCCGACGGATCAGAGGTGACGATCACCGGTCGGGTGATCTCCGACGAGGGCCCGGTGCCGCCTCCGCACGACGACCCCGAGCGCATGGACCGGATGTCGCCCGCCATGCTGCTGAGCCGCTGGCACGACACCGCCGACCTCGACGTGTACCGTCCCTACCTCGCGTCGGCGAGTGCGCTCGCCGGGCTCACCGACATCGCGTCTCCCGCGCCGGAGGAGCAGTCGCCGATCAACTGGCTCAACGTCTTCTACGCCGCGGAATGGGCCATCTTCGCCGGCTTCGCGTTCTACCTCTGGTACCGCCTTGCCAAGGATGCGTGGGAGCGGGAGGTCGAAGAGTTCGACGACGCTGCGGGCGCGCCGACGGACTGA
- a CDS encoding carbohydrate ABC transporter permease, producing MALTVQGRRRIAKTGVIAGLLIGAVFAGGPVLWMLSSSFKSNTQIFELPPRLITDTFSFDAYIAIFSDAETMRFFANSYIVAGAVTLLTLLVAIQAAYAFSRFEFRGKRVLNVIIVSVQAVPPITLLIPYFGLMVALGLYNSYPGLILTYMVFTLPYAIIMMTGYFNTLPRELDEAVRVDGAGSMTALWRVLVPISVPGIVSIGIYTFMIAWNEYLFALTLTKTVDMRTVPIGIQLLMGQHSYEWNQIMAMSVLGSVPVLVLFLFFQRYFISGLTAGSVKS from the coding sequence ATGGCGCTCACCGTGCAGGGCCGGCGGCGCATCGCCAAAACCGGCGTGATCGCAGGTCTCCTCATCGGGGCCGTCTTCGCCGGCGGACCGGTGCTCTGGATGCTGTCGAGCTCGTTCAAGTCGAACACGCAGATCTTCGAGCTGCCGCCGCGGCTGATCACCGACACGTTCTCGTTCGACGCCTACATCGCCATCTTCTCGGATGCCGAGACCATGCGGTTCTTCGCGAACAGCTACATCGTGGCAGGAGCCGTGACGCTGCTCACGCTGCTCGTGGCGATCCAGGCGGCGTACGCCTTCAGCCGCTTCGAGTTCCGCGGCAAGCGGGTGCTGAACGTGATCATCGTGAGCGTGCAGGCCGTGCCGCCCATCACGCTCCTCATCCCGTACTTCGGCCTCATGGTCGCGCTCGGGCTCTACAACTCCTACCCGGGGCTCATCCTCACCTACATGGTGTTCACGCTGCCGTACGCGATCATCATGATGACCGGCTACTTCAACACGCTGCCGCGCGAGCTCGACGAGGCCGTGCGCGTCGACGGCGCCGGCTCGATGACCGCACTGTGGCGCGTGCTCGTGCCGATCTCGGTGCCCGGGATCGTCTCCATCGGCATCTACACGTTCATGATCGCGTGGAACGAGTACCTCTTCGCCCTCACTCTCACGAAGACCGTCGACATGCGCACCGTGCCGATCGGCATCCAGCTGCTCATGGGTCAGCACTCCTACGAGTGGAACCAGATCATGGCGATGAGCGTGCTCGGCTCCGTGCCCGTCCTCGTGCTCTTCCTCTTCTTCCAGCGCTACTTCATCAGCGGCCTCACCGCCGGCTCGGTGAAGAGCTGA
- a CDS encoding DeoR/GlpR family DNA-binding transcription regulator, whose amino-acid sequence MDTSSSTHRRRLPAGRKADLAAFVEQAGQVTVGDLAEHFGVSIDTIRRDLDQLDREGVVIRTHGGAVSAANGQLKDRALDVRLRMQTEEKERIAKAAAGLIDDGAVIMVNAGTTTLALARALRNHRDLTIATNNLRIPAEIAPSAFRDLYVFGGAVRSITQATTGPVTFTMTPGGPEVDIRCDLALIAVGAVDESGYSTSNLGDAAMMSEMIQRAERTAILADSTKFGRRLFAQVAPLDGADYLITDAEPSADVKAALAQADVELVIA is encoded by the coding sequence ATGGACACTTCGAGCTCCACCCACCGCCGCCGACTGCCCGCCGGGCGCAAAGCCGATCTCGCTGCGTTCGTGGAACAGGCGGGGCAGGTCACCGTCGGAGACCTCGCCGAGCACTTCGGAGTGTCGATCGACACCATCCGTCGCGACCTCGATCAGCTCGACAGGGAAGGCGTGGTCATCCGCACGCACGGCGGCGCCGTGAGCGCGGCCAACGGCCAGCTGAAGGACCGCGCGCTCGACGTGCGCCTGCGCATGCAGACGGAGGAGAAGGAGCGCATCGCGAAGGCGGCCGCCGGCCTCATCGATGACGGCGCGGTCATCATGGTCAACGCCGGTACGACGACGCTCGCCCTCGCACGGGCTCTGCGCAACCATCGCGACCTCACCATCGCGACGAACAATCTGCGCATCCCCGCGGAGATCGCACCGTCGGCGTTCCGCGACCTGTACGTGTTCGGCGGAGCCGTGCGGTCGATCACGCAGGCGACCACCGGCCCTGTCACGTTCACGATGACGCCGGGCGGCCCCGAGGTCGACATCCGCTGCGACCTCGCCCTCATCGCCGTTGGGGCCGTCGACGAGAGCGGATACTCCACGTCGAACCTCGGCGACGCGGCGATGATGTCCGAGATGATCCAACGCGCCGAGCGGACCGCGATCCTCGCGGATTCGACGAAGTTCGGTCGTCGCCTGTTCGCGCAGGTCGCCCCTCTCGACGGCGCCGACTACCTCATCACGGATGCCGAGCCCTCAGCGGACGTGAAGGCGGCGCTCGCACAAGCCGACGTCGAGCTCGTCATCGCCTGA
- a CDS encoding ExeM/NucH family extracellular endonuclease, producing the protein MKSAPDDEARVSAASSVHRKRGRYGALAVTCAAALSLGSLVAAPAFADTTGTGVVINEAYLSGGSAGAAFKNKFVELYNPTAEPIALDGMSLQYRSATGTGAFNGVAPLSGTIPAHGYFLVQGNSNGTNGAELPAADVVSTLSPSGTTGTIALVRGTAAVSLTPGSVVGAPGVIDLLGYGTSNTFETKAATAPSGNTDVKSLTRTNGADTDDNSADFSLSASITPQNSGAGGGTDPGSGTDPVTATIAEVQGTTDVSPLNGKTVTVEGVVTADYRTGGYKGITIQTRGSGGAEDATPGASDGIFVFLDALTPTLAIGDLVSVTGAVSEYYGQTQISPSSLSAVSVVQAGVGVPAATPLPDTVLGADREQFESMYVAPTGTYRVASSHQLYNYGALWLNVGGGMNVKSTETTRPGTEAAAITAANRANRILLDDGWSIQVTNKSHPNEQPYFTKDVVVRNGDTVDFGDNGYVLQWSFDDWRLQPVVPIDNTSPAELKPTFTATNPRPASAPEVGGDVQVASFNVYNYFTTLKSQNANARGAATAEEFAIQKSKIVAAINGLGADIVSLMEIENSVKLGGTLDSALADLVAGLNADAGDDVWAYVHTPAALNDATITDYITSAIIYKKDAVSPVGDAMTVVDETVWGNAREPIAQAFDVDGRIVTVVANHLKSKSDPKDGTPVPADEQGFFNADRVRQANSILEFTKTIESKTGSSDILLIGDFNAYAKEDPIDVFTSAGWSDVAREKAPDEHTYSFDGELGSLDHVLASPSLASSIIGAGVWGINSPEWSDRGYAFGATEAGTPFRSSDHDPILVGVSATVPPVSIDVVTVNDFHGRIEADGAAAGAAVLAGAVKQFREANPNTIFAGAGDLIGASTFTSFINDDNPTIDALNAAGLDVSAAGNHEFDQGWADLRDRVQERANWEYISSNVFLTETGEPALAPAWVKELDGVRVGFVGAVTEDLDSLVSPEGIKDLEVRSIVDSVNAVADDLRDGDESNGEADVVILLVHEGAATVDVSSITPESPLGEIVYGVDGDVDAIVSAHTHLAYNHVIDGRPVVSAGQYGENLGLMNIKVDPKTKDLISITNEIKPLTSGGKPLYPAVPEVADIVAKAKAEADVLGAVKVGDITGDFNRARQSDGKTENRGGESTIGNFVADVQKWSTGADLALMNPGGIRANLTYASSGASDPDGNVTYREAATVQPFANTLVTLKLTGAQLKSVLEEQWQPAGAARPFLKLGVSKELSYTYDPTAAQGSRITSMTLGGVPIDPEETYTVAANSFLAAGGDNFSSFALGTDKRDTGKVDLQSMVDWFAANTTASPDYAQRAVGVTLSAPDADGYTAGDQVTVSLSSLAFSAGEPAPGEVTLSLGDTVLASGAIDPSVVDAYDEVGRAALTFTVPSGVYGEQSLTVAVAGTGTTAQVPFTIAGEPEPEFHGVISLDSSKVAAGKKLTITGTDYLPGETVTVQLRPKKGEPVTVGTIEVGADGGFTASVTVPKSTQPGKYTVAVAQSDGDEATASVTVTRGGGGGVIRDLIDWIWDLLTGWF; encoded by the coding sequence ATGAAGTCCGCCCCCGACGATGAGGCCCGAGTGAGCGCCGCATCGTCCGTACACCGGAAGCGGGGGCGCTACGGCGCACTCGCCGTGACCTGCGCGGCAGCGCTGAGCCTCGGCTCGCTCGTCGCCGCGCCCGCCTTCGCCGACACCACCGGAACCGGCGTGGTGATCAACGAGGCCTACCTCTCCGGAGGCAGCGCCGGGGCGGCGTTCAAGAACAAGTTCGTCGAGCTGTACAACCCGACGGCAGAGCCGATCGCGCTCGACGGCATGTCGCTGCAGTACCGCTCGGCGACGGGCACGGGAGCCTTCAACGGCGTCGCGCCCCTCAGCGGGACGATCCCGGCGCACGGGTACTTCCTCGTGCAGGGCAACAGCAACGGCACGAACGGCGCCGAGCTCCCCGCGGCCGACGTGGTGAGCACCCTGTCGCCCAGCGGCACCACCGGCACCATCGCCCTGGTGCGGGGCACGGCGGCAGTGAGCCTCACGCCCGGCTCGGTCGTCGGCGCACCCGGGGTGATCGACCTGCTCGGCTACGGCACCTCGAACACCTTCGAGACCAAGGCGGCCACCGCCCCGTCCGGCAACACCGACGTCAAGTCGCTCACTCGCACGAACGGCGCAGACACCGACGACAACAGCGCGGACTTCTCGCTCTCCGCGTCGATCACGCCGCAGAACTCCGGTGCGGGTGGAGGCACCGACCCCGGGTCCGGCACCGACCCGGTGACCGCGACCATCGCCGAGGTGCAGGGCACCACCGACGTGTCGCCGTTGAACGGCAAGACCGTCACGGTCGAGGGCGTCGTCACGGCCGACTACCGCACGGGCGGGTACAAGGGCATCACGATCCAGACGCGGGGGTCGGGCGGTGCCGAGGACGCGACTCCCGGAGCCTCCGACGGCATCTTCGTGTTCCTCGACGCGCTCACCCCGACGCTCGCCATCGGCGATCTGGTCTCGGTCACCGGAGCGGTGAGCGAGTACTACGGGCAGACCCAGATCAGCCCCTCGTCGCTCTCGGCGGTCTCCGTCGTGCAGGCAGGCGTCGGCGTGCCCGCAGCGACGCCTCTGCCCGACACCGTGCTGGGCGCAGACCGCGAGCAGTTCGAGAGCATGTACGTGGCCCCGACGGGGACGTACCGCGTCGCATCGAGCCACCAGCTCTACAACTACGGCGCGCTGTGGCTGAACGTGGGCGGCGGCATGAACGTCAAGAGCACCGAGACGACGCGTCCCGGCACCGAGGCCGCAGCCATCACTGCCGCCAACCGGGCGAACCGCATCCTGCTCGACGACGGCTGGTCCATCCAGGTGACGAACAAGAGCCACCCGAACGAGCAGCCGTACTTCACCAAGGACGTCGTCGTGCGCAACGGCGACACGGTCGACTTCGGCGACAACGGCTACGTGCTGCAGTGGAGCTTCGACGACTGGCGTCTGCAGCCGGTGGTGCCGATCGACAACACCTCGCCTGCCGAGCTCAAGCCGACGTTCACCGCCACGAACCCGCGCCCGGCGTCAGCGCCCGAGGTGGGCGGAGACGTGCAGGTCGCGTCGTTCAACGTCTACAACTACTTCACGACGCTGAAGAGCCAGAACGCGAACGCGCGCGGTGCCGCGACCGCCGAGGAGTTCGCCATCCAGAAGTCCAAGATCGTCGCGGCGATCAACGGCCTCGGCGCCGACATCGTCTCGCTGATGGAGATCGAGAACTCGGTCAAGCTCGGCGGCACGCTCGACTCCGCGCTCGCCGACCTGGTCGCAGGCCTCAACGCCGACGCCGGTGACGACGTGTGGGCATACGTGCACACGCCGGCCGCGCTGAACGATGCCACCATCACCGACTACATCACGAGCGCCATCATCTACAAGAAGGATGCTGTCTCGCCCGTCGGTGACGCCATGACCGTCGTCGACGAGACCGTGTGGGGCAACGCGCGTGAGCCCATCGCCCAGGCCTTCGACGTCGACGGCCGCATCGTCACGGTGGTCGCGAACCACCTGAAGTCGAAGTCGGACCCCAAGGACGGCACTCCGGTGCCGGCTGACGAGCAGGGCTTCTTCAACGCCGACCGCGTGCGGCAGGCGAACTCGATCCTCGAGTTCACCAAGACGATCGAGTCCAAGACGGGCAGCAGCGACATCCTGCTCATCGGCGACTTCAACGCGTACGCGAAGGAAGACCCGATCGACGTGTTCACGTCGGCCGGGTGGAGCGACGTCGCGCGCGAGAAGGCGCCAGACGAGCACACCTACTCCTTCGACGGGGAGCTCGGATCGCTCGACCACGTGCTCGCGTCGCCGTCGCTCGCCTCGTCGATCATCGGCGCGGGCGTGTGGGGCATCAACTCGCCCGAGTGGAGCGACCGCGGCTACGCGTTCGGCGCCACCGAGGCGGGCACGCCCTTCCGCTCCAGCGACCACGACCCGATCCTCGTCGGAGTCTCCGCCACCGTCCCGCCGGTCAGCATCGACGTCGTCACGGTGAACGACTTCCACGGTCGCATCGAGGCCGATGGAGCAGCTGCCGGAGCAGCCGTGCTCGCCGGTGCGGTCAAGCAGTTCCGTGAGGCGAACCCGAACACGATCTTCGCCGGAGCCGGTGACCTGATCGGCGCGTCGACGTTCACGTCGTTCATCAACGACGACAACCCGACGATCGACGCGCTGAACGCGGCCGGGCTCGACGTGAGCGCGGCGGGCAACCACGAGTTCGACCAGGGATGGGCCGACCTGCGCGATCGCGTGCAGGAACGCGCGAACTGGGAGTACATCTCGTCCAACGTGTTCCTCACCGAGACGGGCGAGCCGGCACTGGCGCCCGCCTGGGTGAAGGAGCTCGACGGCGTGCGCGTGGGCTTCGTCGGCGCCGTCACCGAGGACCTCGACTCGCTGGTCTCGCCCGAGGGCATCAAGGACCTCGAGGTGCGCAGCATCGTCGACTCGGTCAACGCCGTGGCAGATGACCTGCGCGACGGCGACGAGTCCAACGGCGAGGCCGACGTGGTCATCCTCCTCGTGCATGAGGGCGCTGCCACGGTCGACGTCTCGAGCATCACGCCCGAGTCGCCGCTGGGTGAGATCGTCTACGGCGTCGACGGCGACGTGGACGCGATCGTCTCGGCGCACACGCACCTCGCGTACAACCACGTCATCGACGGCCGTCCCGTCGTCTCGGCCGGTCAGTACGGCGAGAACCTCGGTCTGATGAACATCAAGGTCGACCCGAAGACGAAGGATCTGATCTCGATCACGAACGAGATCAAGCCCCTCACCTCGGGCGGCAAGCCGCTGTACCCCGCCGTCCCGGAGGTGGCCGACATCGTCGCCAAGGCGAAGGCCGAGGCCGACGTGCTGGGCGCCGTCAAGGTCGGAGACATCACCGGCGACTTCAACCGGGCGCGTCAGAGCGATGGCAAGACCGAGAACCGCGGCGGCGAGTCCACGATCGGCAACTTCGTGGCCGATGTGCAGAAGTGGTCGACGGGCGCCGACCTCGCGCTGATGAACCCCGGCGGCATCCGGGCGAACCTGACCTATGCGTCGTCGGGGGCATCCGATCCGGACGGAAACGTCACGTACCGTGAGGCGGCTACCGTTCAGCCGTTCGCCAACACGCTGGTCACGCTGAAGCTCACCGGAGCGCAGCTGAAGAGCGTGCTGGAGGAGCAGTGGCAGCCGGCAGGAGCGGCTCGTCCGTTCCTCAAGCTCGGAGTGTCGAAGGAGCTGTCGTACACCTACGACCCGACGGCGGCACAGGGGTCGCGCATCACCTCGATGACGCTGGGCGGCGTGCCCATCGATCCCGAGGAGACGTACACGGTGGCGGCGAACTCCTTCCTCGCGGCAGGCGGAGACAACTTCTCCTCCTTCGCGCTGGGGACCGACAAGCGCGACACCGGCAAGGTCGACCTGCAGTCGATGGTCGACTGGTTCGCAGCCAACACCACGGCCTCCCCGGACTACGCCCAGCGCGCCGTTGGCGTCACGCTGAGCGCTCCCGACGCCGACGGCTACACGGCCGGAGACCAGGTCACGGTGTCGCTCTCGTCGCTGGCGTTCAGCGCAGGAGAGCCGGCACCGGGCGAGGTCACCCTGTCGCTCGGCGACACCGTGCTCGCCTCGGGCGCGATCGATCCGTCGGTGGTCGACGCGTACGACGAGGTCGGCAGGGCCGCGCTGACGTTCACGGTGCCCTCGGGCGTGTACGGAGAGCAGTCGCTCACCGTGGCTGTCGCGGGCACCGGCACGACGGCGCAGGTGCCCTTCACGATCGCGGGGGAGCCGGAGCCCGAGTTCCACGGGGTCATCTCGCTCGACTCGTCGAAGGTCGCCGCGGGCAAGAAGCTCACGATCACCGGAACGGACTACCTGCCGGGTGAGACCGTGACGGTGCAGCTGCGTCCGAAGAAGGGTGAGCCGGTGACGGTCGGCACGATCGAGGTCGGCGCCGACGGTGGCTTCACGGCATCGGTGACGGTGCCGAAGAGCACGCAGCCGGGGAAGTACACGGTCGCGGTGGCGCAGTCGGACGGAGACGAGGCGACGGCCTCGGTCACGGTCACCCGCGGCGGCGGCGGAGGCGTGATCCGCGATCTCATCGATTGGATCTGGGACCTGCTGACCGGCTGGTTCTGA